The Oncorhynchus gorbuscha isolate QuinsamMale2020 ecotype Even-year unplaced genomic scaffold, OgorEven_v1.0 Un_scaffold_496, whole genome shotgun sequence genome includes a window with the following:
- the dyrk2 gene encoding dual specificity tyrosine-phosphorylation-regulated kinase 2 isoform X1 — MLSKKPCAAVYPTGKGGEICQLQSSPGIGVGGPRAVAATDPPSPVTLPPLRNIKSLTVGGNKHTMSDHMHVGNHQQIHVQQLFEENSNKRTVLTAQPNGLTSVGRAGLPLPDRQQPDVTTTTAQCRQGSSASLKSTDSKPQPATLTPEQAMKQFMPKLTAFEHHEIFSYPEVYFAGPNAKKRPGVIGGSNNGGYDDDQGSYIQVPHDHVSYRYEVLKVIGKGSFGQVVKAYDHKAHCHVALKMVRNEKRFHRQAAEEIRILEHLRKQDKDSTMNVIHMLENFTFRNHICMTFELLSMNLYELIKKNKFQGFSLPLVRKFAHSILQCLDSLHKNRIIHCDLKPENILLKQQGRSGIKVIDFGSSCYEHQRVYTYIQSRFYRAPEVILGSRYGMPIDMWSLGCILAELLTGYPLLPGEDEGDQLACVIELLGMPSQKLLDSSKRAKNFVSSKGYPRYCAVTTLPDGSVVLNGGRSRRGKLRGPPGSKEWVTALKGCDDPLFLDFIKQCLEWDPAVRMSPSQALRHPWLRRRLPKPPTGDKTTVKRITDGGSGAITSISKLPPTSGSTAKIRTNLAHITDANGNIQQRTVLPKLVS, encoded by the coding sequence GTTGGAGGCAATAAACACACCATGAGTGACCACATGCACGTGGGGAACCACCAACAGATCCACGTTCAACAGCTGTTTGAGGAGAACAGCAACAAACGGACAGTGTTGACTGCACAGCCCAATGGGTTGACCTCTGTGGGCCGGGCAGGTCTACCGCTGCCTGACCGACAGCAGCCCGACGTCACCACTACCACGGCCCAGTGTCGGCAGGGCAGCTCAGCCTCCCTCAAGTCCACCGACAGCAAGCCCCAGCCGGCCACCCTGACCCCGGAGCAGGCCATGAAGCAGTTCATGCCCAAGCTTACGGCCTTCGAGCACCATGAGATCTTCAGTTACCCAGAGGTGTATTTCGCTGGACCCAACGCCAAGAAGAGGCCGGGGGTGATCGGGGGGTCTAACAACGGAGGCTATGACGACGATCAGGGCTCCTACATCCAGGTGCCCCACGACCACGTCTCCTACCGCTACGAGGTCCTCAAGGTGATTGGCAAGGGCAGTTTCGGTCAGGTGGTGAAGGCCTACGACCACAAGGCCCACTGCCACGTGGCGCTGAAGATGGTGAGGAATGAGAAGAGGTTCCACCGCCAGGCGGCCGAGGAGATCCGGATCCTGGAGCACCTGAGGAAGCAGGACAAAGACTCCACCATGAACGTGATCCACATGCTGGAGAACTTCACATTCCGTAACCACATCTGCATGACCTTTGAACTCCTCAGCATGAACCTCTACGAGCTCATCAAGAAGAACAAGTTCCAGGGCTTCAGCTTGCCGCTCGTCAGGAAGTTCGCCCACTCTATCCTGCAGTGTCTGGACTCGCTGCACAAGAACCGTATCATCCACTGTGACCTGAAGCCAGAGAACATTCTCCTGAAGCAGCAGGGACGCAGCGGGATCAAGGTCATCGACTTTGGCTCCAGCTGCTACGAGCACCAGCGGGTTTACACCTACATCCAGTCTCGTTTTTACAGAGCTCCCGAGGTCATCCTGGGGTCGCGCTATGGGATGCCTATTGACATGTGGAGCCTGGGCTGCATCTTAGCGGAGTTGCTCACTGGGTACCCTCTCCTGCCGGGCGAAGATGAAGGGGACCAACTGGCATGCGTCATCGAGCTGCTGGGCATGCCCTCGCAGAAACTTCTGGACTCTTCCAAGAGAGCCAAAAACTTTGTGAGCTCCAAGGGTTACCCCCGGTACTGCGCGGTGACGACCCTGCCGGACGGCTCGGTGGTGCTGAACGGGGGGCGCTCCCGCCGGGGCAAACTGAGGGGACCCCCGGGGAGCAAGGAGTGGGTGACGGCCTTGAAGGGCTGCGACGACCCCCTGTTCCTGGACTTCATCAAGCAGTGTCTGGAGTGGGACCCTGCCGTGCGCATGTCCCCCAGCCAGGCCCTCAGACACCCCTGGCTCAGGAGGCGCTTGCCCAAACCTCCCACGGGGGACAAAACAACGGTGAAGCGTATCACCGACGGGGGCTCTGGCGCTATCACGTCCATCTCCAAATTACCTCCCACCTCAGGCTCCACCGCCAAGATAAGGACTAACCTGGCGCACATCACGGACGCCAACGGGAACATCCAACAGAGGACAGTGTTGCCAAAACTAGTCAGTTGA
- the dyrk2 gene encoding dual specificity tyrosine-phosphorylation-regulated kinase 2 isoform X2: MSDHMHVGNHQQIHVQQLFEENSNKRTVLTAQPNGLTSVGRAGLPLPDRQQPDVTTTTAQCRQGSSASLKSTDSKPQPATLTPEQAMKQFMPKLTAFEHHEIFSYPEVYFAGPNAKKRPGVIGGSNNGGYDDDQGSYIQVPHDHVSYRYEVLKVIGKGSFGQVVKAYDHKAHCHVALKMVRNEKRFHRQAAEEIRILEHLRKQDKDSTMNVIHMLENFTFRNHICMTFELLSMNLYELIKKNKFQGFSLPLVRKFAHSILQCLDSLHKNRIIHCDLKPENILLKQQGRSGIKVIDFGSSCYEHQRVYTYIQSRFYRAPEVILGSRYGMPIDMWSLGCILAELLTGYPLLPGEDEGDQLACVIELLGMPSQKLLDSSKRAKNFVSSKGYPRYCAVTTLPDGSVVLNGGRSRRGKLRGPPGSKEWVTALKGCDDPLFLDFIKQCLEWDPAVRMSPSQALRHPWLRRRLPKPPTGDKTTVKRITDGGSGAITSISKLPPTSGSTAKIRTNLAHITDANGNIQQRTVLPKLVS; the protein is encoded by the coding sequence ATGAGTGACCACATGCACGTGGGGAACCACCAACAGATCCACGTTCAACAGCTGTTTGAGGAGAACAGCAACAAACGGACAGTGTTGACTGCACAGCCCAATGGGTTGACCTCTGTGGGCCGGGCAGGTCTACCGCTGCCTGACCGACAGCAGCCCGACGTCACCACTACCACGGCCCAGTGTCGGCAGGGCAGCTCAGCCTCCCTCAAGTCCACCGACAGCAAGCCCCAGCCGGCCACCCTGACCCCGGAGCAGGCCATGAAGCAGTTCATGCCCAAGCTTACGGCCTTCGAGCACCATGAGATCTTCAGTTACCCAGAGGTGTATTTCGCTGGACCCAACGCCAAGAAGAGGCCGGGGGTGATCGGGGGGTCTAACAACGGAGGCTATGACGACGATCAGGGCTCCTACATCCAGGTGCCCCACGACCACGTCTCCTACCGCTACGAGGTCCTCAAGGTGATTGGCAAGGGCAGTTTCGGTCAGGTGGTGAAGGCCTACGACCACAAGGCCCACTGCCACGTGGCGCTGAAGATGGTGAGGAATGAGAAGAGGTTCCACCGCCAGGCGGCCGAGGAGATCCGGATCCTGGAGCACCTGAGGAAGCAGGACAAAGACTCCACCATGAACGTGATCCACATGCTGGAGAACTTCACATTCCGTAACCACATCTGCATGACCTTTGAACTCCTCAGCATGAACCTCTACGAGCTCATCAAGAAGAACAAGTTCCAGGGCTTCAGCTTGCCGCTCGTCAGGAAGTTCGCCCACTCTATCCTGCAGTGTCTGGACTCGCTGCACAAGAACCGTATCATCCACTGTGACCTGAAGCCAGAGAACATTCTCCTGAAGCAGCAGGGACGCAGCGGGATCAAGGTCATCGACTTTGGCTCCAGCTGCTACGAGCACCAGCGGGTTTACACCTACATCCAGTCTCGTTTTTACAGAGCTCCCGAGGTCATCCTGGGGTCGCGCTATGGGATGCCTATTGACATGTGGAGCCTGGGCTGCATCTTAGCGGAGTTGCTCACTGGGTACCCTCTCCTGCCGGGCGAAGATGAAGGGGACCAACTGGCATGCGTCATCGAGCTGCTGGGCATGCCCTCGCAGAAACTTCTGGACTCTTCCAAGAGAGCCAAAAACTTTGTGAGCTCCAAGGGTTACCCCCGGTACTGCGCGGTGACGACCCTGCCGGACGGCTCGGTGGTGCTGAACGGGGGGCGCTCCCGCCGGGGCAAACTGAGGGGACCCCCGGGGAGCAAGGAGTGGGTGACGGCCTTGAAGGGCTGCGACGACCCCCTGTTCCTGGACTTCATCAAGCAGTGTCTGGAGTGGGACCCTGCCGTGCGCATGTCCCCCAGCCAGGCCCTCAGACACCCCTGGCTCAGGAGGCGCTTGCCCAAACCTCCCACGGGGGACAAAACAACGGTGAAGCGTATCACCGACGGGGGCTCTGGCGCTATCACGTCCATCTCCAAATTACCTCCCACCTCAGGCTCCACCGCCAAGATAAGGACTAACCTGGCGCACATCACGGACGCCAACGGGAACATCCAACAGAGGACAGTGTTGCCAAAACTAGTCAGTTGA